GGCGCCAGATATTGCAAGCTGTTCGGGTCGCTGGCAGATGCCACCACGACGGTGGTGTACTCCATCGCGCCGTAGCGTTCCAGCGTGTCGATGAAGCGGGCAATCGCCGCCATCTTCTGCCCAATGGCGACATAGATACAGTACACGGGCTTCTCATCGGGCGATTCGTGGGTGTACTTCTGGTTGATGATGGTGTCCAGCACGATTGCGGTTTTGCCTGTGGAGCGGTCGCCGATAATCAGCTCGCGCTGTCCGCGCCCGATAGGGATCATCGCGTCGATGGCTTTGATGCCCGTTTGCAGGGGTTGTTTCACAGGTTGGCGTGTGACAACGCCGGGTGCAATCACCTCCACGCGCCGATACTCCTCGGCAATAATCGGACCTTTGCCGTCGAGGGGGCGTCCGAGGGCGTCCACCACGCGCCCAAGCAACGCTTTGCCAACGGGCACTTCAATAATGCGCCCCGTGCGCTTGACAGGGTCGCCCTCTTTGAGCTCCTCGTCGGAGCCTAAGATAATCGCGCCGATGCTGTCTTCTTCGAGGTTGAGCACCATGCCCATCACGCCGTGGGGGAACTCCAAGAGCTCGCCCATCATAGCGTCGGGCAGCCCGTACACACGGGCGATACCGTCGCCCACTTGCAAAATTGTGCCGACGCTTTCCG
The genomic region above belongs to Candidatus Kapaibacterium sp. and contains:
- a CDS encoding F0F1 ATP synthase subunit alpha (produces ATP from ADP in the presence of a proton gradient across the membrane; the alpha chain is a catalytic subunit): ESVGTILQVGDGIARVYGLPDAMMGELLEFPHGVMGMVLNLEEDSIGAIILGSDEELKEGDPVKRTGRIIEVPVGKALLGRVVDALGRPLDGKGPIIAEEYRRVEVIAPGVVTRQPVKQPLQTGIKAIDAMIPIGRGQRELIIGDRSTGKTAIVLDTIINQKYTHESPDEKPVYCIYVAIGQKMAAIARFIDTLERYGAMEYTTVVVASASDPNSLQYLAP